A stretch of the Candidatus Zixiibacteriota bacterium genome encodes the following:
- a CDS encoding AAA domain-containing protein, with translation MDLAIIREFIQALDEEIAAIKKGQGGSFIRIFNGRFLREVSGLFVYVFHLENFLAVLDEAPAEIEIRGHRYQARVLVARGLEVEIGIEQNCSQFIPEAVLNTNLWYLLKLLRDKYAEVVNGNLKSDFRLGEFLFSSRRESERSGEAGARDHGSRSPAIDPQQRAAESSVGSKLCIIWGPPGTGKTRTIAKAVEAHLHLGRRVLLVSHANNAVDEALCDVAKHLNGSELYEEGKLVRLGTPGSSLSERFPLVRPENIARHQGQPLIEERAALQEEMVRIDETLHELEPVMVSFGARRNRVKVLSVPDLSWLRRLRNRI, from the coding sequence GTGGATCTCGCTATAATCAGAGAATTCATCCAAGCCCTCGACGAAGAGATCGCAGCGATCAAGAAGGGCCAGGGCGGTAGCTTCATCAGGATCTTCAACGGCCGATTCCTGCGTGAAGTGTCAGGGCTTTTCGTTTACGTCTTTCACTTGGAGAACTTCCTAGCGGTGCTCGACGAGGCACCTGCGGAGATCGAAATCCGCGGACATCGGTATCAAGCCCGTGTGCTGGTGGCACGTGGACTGGAAGTCGAGATCGGGATTGAGCAGAACTGCAGTCAGTTCATTCCCGAGGCAGTGCTGAATACGAATCTGTGGTATTTGCTCAAACTACTTCGAGACAAGTACGCCGAAGTGGTTAACGGAAATCTCAAATCCGATTTCCGTCTGGGAGAATTTCTGTTTTCCAGCAGGCGGGAATCGGAGCGGAGTGGAGAAGCGGGTGCTCGCGACCACGGCTCAAGGTCCCCTGCCATCGACCCGCAACAGAGAGCCGCCGAGTCGTCAGTTGGGTCAAAGTTGTGCATCATCTGGGGCCCCCCTGGCACAGGCAAGACGAGGACCATAGCCAAAGCCGTCGAGGCACACTTGCACCTCGGTCGACGGGTTCTCCTTGTTTCCCATGCAAACAACGCAGTTGATGAAGCCCTTTGCGATGTCGCTAAGCATCTTAACGGATCTGAGCTCTACGAAGAGGGGAAGCTCGTCCGATTGGGAACACCCGGAAGTAGCCTGTCAGAGAGATTCCCATTGGTTCGGCCAGAGAACATTGCGCGTCACCAAGGACAGCCGCTTATCGAAGAGCGAGCAGCGCTGCAGGAGGAGATGGTACGGATCGACGAGACCCTTCACGAGCTTGAACCTGTTATGGTAAGCTTCGGTGCGCGGCGGAACAGAGTCAAAGTCTTGAGCGTGCCCGATCTGAGCTGGCTTCGGCGATTGCGCAACAGGATATGA
- a CDS encoding LamG-like jellyroll fold domain-containing protein has protein sequence MESQTPAYFPGTGHWYELIPSTTCWTQARDSATARGGYLSTVLSGAENDFIVAEVLPSDFIAWLGGYEPNNDGDWLWYTGEVWSYTNWQPGEPNNATGPENRLQIVTQPGWEGRWNDGVDCHPVMGFVVEYDCLSSTVFGPALQFDGVDDYVEVPHSAALNPSPQLTVEARIVLDSLPERNGYVIVSKWRSSWNPNGSYHFWVAGSTHPDSLKLVFHTESGYCFSGKTLSPCRTYHVAASADGSNIRLYIDGVLDGTVAAGPAPMNSDRVLLIGRNSHGLIDPLLSDHFPGRIDEVRISNIARDPSEFCMTGECTPDGSTIGLWHFDEASGDVAVDATGAHNGAIYGASRVDNCFCCNSPCHGDPVCDSVTNVQDVVETINVAFRGSPPMCDVGCPASRTDVNCDGVSTIQDVVKMVNVAFRGADPATEFCAPCLTSPPLPRECP, from the coding sequence TTGGAGTCGCAGACACCGGCGTATTTCCCGGGAACGGGACACTGGTATGAGTTGATTCCCTCGACCACGTGCTGGACTCAGGCGCGCGATTCCGCCACGGCGCGCGGTGGTTATCTGTCTACTGTCCTGTCCGGCGCGGAGAATGATTTCATAGTTGCCGAAGTACTCCCCAGTGACTTCATCGCATGGCTTGGAGGATATGAACCGAACAACGACGGAGACTGGTTGTGGTACACGGGCGAAGTCTGGTCATATACGAACTGGCAACCGGGAGAGCCCAATAACGCCACTGGTCCCGAGAACCGTCTCCAGATCGTGACCCAACCGGGTTGGGAAGGGAGATGGAATGACGGAGTCGATTGTCACCCTGTGATGGGGTTTGTCGTTGAGTACGACTGCCTCTCGTCTACAGTCTTCGGTCCGGCGCTGCAGTTCGACGGTGTCGATGATTACGTCGAGGTCCCCCATTCTGCGGCTCTCAATCCGTCGCCGCAACTGACTGTCGAGGCACGGATAGTACTGGACTCTCTACCCGAGAGAAACGGATACGTCATAGTCTCCAAGTGGCGCAGTTCTTGGAACCCCAACGGGAGTTACCACTTCTGGGTTGCGGGCTCGACCCATCCGGACAGCCTCAAACTCGTGTTCCACACAGAAAGCGGCTACTGTTTTTCTGGCAAGACATTGAGTCCGTGCCGGACGTATCACGTTGCTGCAAGCGCGGACGGATCGAACATCCGGCTGTATATAGACGGGGTCTTGGACGGCACCGTAGCCGCGGGCCCGGCCCCAATGAATTCCGACCGCGTGCTGCTTATCGGCCGAAACAGCCACGGATTGATAGACCCTTTGCTTTCTGACCACTTCCCCGGGCGCATAGATGAGGTGAGGATCAGCAACATCGCGCGGGATCCCTCTGAGTTCTGCATGACGGGAGAGTGCACACCGGATGGAAGCACGATCGGTTTGTGGCACTTCGACGAGGCATCGGGTGATGTCGCTGTCGATGCTACTGGAGCCCACAACGGGGCAATCTACGGAGCGTCGCGTGTCGACAACTGCTTCTGCTGCAACAGCCCCTGCCATGGTGATCCCGTCTGCGACAGCGTCACCAACGTGCAGGACGTCGTCGAGACAATCAACGTCGCCTTCCGTGGATCTCCACCGATGTGCGATGTCGGTTGCCCGGCATCGCGCACCGACGTCAATTGCGATGGTGTCAGCACAATCCAGGATGTCGTGAAGATGGTGAACGTGGCGTTCCGCGGGGCCGATCCGGCGACGGAGTTCTGCGCTCCGTGCTTGACTTCGCCGCCGTTGCCGCGGGAATGTCCATAG
- the mnmG gene encoding tRNA uridine-5-carboxymethylaminomethyl(34) synthesis enzyme MnmG has protein sequence MRPSPRIIVIGGGHAGIEAAAAVVRQDRSPQAVRHGRSPQAEVTFITQDPKAIGRMSCNPAIGGIGKGQIVRELDALGGRMGYSADRAGIQFKVLNRRKGPAVQSSRCQCDRALYQSVAQEDIKNEQGVKIVADGIESILIRNGRAVGVVGTSGRRYDADAVVLCAGTFLEAVIHIGDESRPAGRIGEPPALGLSGQLRDLGFEVGRLKTGTPPRLDGRTIDLSLCDLQPGDEPPKGFSRRKPIPVANRAVCWLTYTTRETHELIAANIGHSPLYNGRISGIGPRYCPSVEDKVMKFAEKPRHQLFLEPEGLDTDEIYINGFSTSLPAEIQLAALRTIPALRNVAMNRPGYAVEYDFFPPTQLKATLETKLIDSLFFAGQINGTSGYEEAAGQGFVAGVNAVLSCRGEEPFILDRAEAYIGVMIDDLVTLGVDEPYRMFTSRAEHRLHLREDNAERRLAQHALRLGLISQEEYDRLQQQWDEVDRQVGSFERTTVSAERIPFNGLKRQGGATVAQLLRIPEVTVDELYGLDPGLPRLDPAVAEAVEIAIKYDGYIARQDKQIEQFRRLEDLRVPEYIGYRDLGGLRRESIEKLERIRPRTLGQASRIPGITASDLSLLMIHLKAGNGSSREATPQ, from the coding sequence ATGCGACCCTCCCCCCGCATCATTGTCATTGGTGGCGGACATGCCGGGATCGAGGCGGCGGCGGCGGTGGTTCGGCAAGATCGCTCACCACAAGCGGTTCGACATGGGCGCTCACCACAGGCCGAGGTCACTTTCATCACGCAGGACCCGAAGGCAATCGGGAGGATGTCGTGCAATCCGGCGATTGGGGGGATCGGCAAGGGGCAGATTGTGCGCGAGCTCGATGCCCTCGGCGGGCGGATGGGATACTCGGCCGATCGCGCCGGAATCCAGTTCAAGGTGCTGAATCGCCGCAAAGGCCCCGCCGTCCAATCGTCGCGCTGCCAGTGCGATCGGGCGCTATATCAATCTGTCGCACAAGAGGATATAAAGAATGAGCAGGGCGTCAAGATCGTTGCCGATGGCATCGAATCGATCTTGATTCGCAACGGGCGCGCGGTCGGAGTCGTTGGGACATCGGGTCGGCGGTATGACGCCGACGCCGTCGTTCTCTGCGCCGGGACATTCCTCGAAGCGGTTATCCACATCGGCGACGAGTCCCGTCCTGCGGGACGGATTGGCGAGCCGCCGGCGCTTGGTCTATCAGGTCAGTTGCGCGACCTCGGGTTCGAAGTCGGACGACTCAAGACCGGCACGCCGCCGCGTCTCGATGGCAGGACGATCGACTTATCCCTCTGCGACTTACAGCCCGGGGATGAACCTCCCAAGGGATTCTCGCGCCGTAAACCGATCCCGGTTGCGAACCGCGCGGTCTGCTGGTTGACCTACACAACAAGAGAGACCCACGAGCTCATCGCCGCGAACATCGGTCATTCGCCGCTCTACAATGGACGCATCAGCGGGATCGGCCCGCGCTATTGCCCCTCGGTCGAAGACAAAGTGATGAAGTTCGCTGAGAAGCCGCGTCATCAACTCTTCCTCGAACCGGAAGGACTCGACACCGACGAGATCTACATCAACGGTTTTTCGACTTCGCTCCCGGCCGAGATCCAACTGGCGGCGCTCCGGACGATTCCCGCTCTCAGGAACGTGGCGATGAATCGCCCTGGTTATGCGGTCGAATACGATTTCTTCCCGCCGACGCAACTGAAAGCGACGCTTGAGACTAAGCTCATCGATAGCCTCTTCTTTGCCGGGCAGATCAATGGGACCTCCGGGTATGAGGAAGCCGCCGGGCAAGGATTCGTCGCTGGCGTCAATGCGGTCCTGTCATGCCGTGGCGAGGAGCCATTCATCCTCGATCGCGCCGAGGCATACATCGGTGTCATGATCGATGACTTGGTGACGCTCGGTGTCGATGAGCCATACCGGATGTTCACGTCGCGGGCCGAGCACCGTTTGCACCTTCGTGAGGACAACGCCGAACGCCGTTTGGCGCAGCATGCGCTCCGTCTCGGCCTGATATCGCAGGAAGAGTATGACCGCCTGCAACAACAGTGGGATGAGGTCGACCGCCAAGTCGGTTCGTTTGAACGGACAACGGTTTCCGCTGAACGCATCCCCTTCAATGGGTTGAAACGGCAGGGTGGGGCGACAGTAGCCCAACTCTTACGTATTCCTGAGGTTACGGTTGACGAGCTCTATGGGCTCGATCCGGGATTGCCGCGCCTCGATCCAGCGGTGGCAGAAGCGGTGGAGATCGCGATCAAGTACGATGGATATATCGCCAGGCAGGACAAACAGATCGAGCAGTTTCGCCGTCTGGAGGACCTCCGTGTCCCGGAGTACATTGGCTATCGGGATCTGGGTGGTCTGCGCCGTGAGTCGATCGAGAAGCTCGAGCGAATCCGTCCGCGGACATTGGGCCAGGCCTCGCGCATCCCCGGGATCACGGCCTCCGATCTCAGTTTGCTTATGATCCATCTCAAGGCCGGGAATGGCTCATCTCGAGAAGCCACTCCACAGTAA
- a CDS encoding AAA family ATPase — translation MRRVIAIANQKGGVGKTTTAVNLSTCMALDGKRTLLIDLDPQANTTSFLGINKSEVKDSTYEVLVAGLPITQAIISPGIERLDLLPSAIRLVGAEVELVGMENRESRLREALNDPHLDYDYVVIDCPPALNMLTLNALVAANSVLIPVQTEYFALEGLGLLLDTIKRVQSSLNRELVLEGVVLTMFDGRLNLSRQVEAEARRVFAGKVYQTVIQRNVRLAEAPGFGKPIVVYDMLSTGADNYVSLAKEVMAT, via the coding sequence ATACGACGAGTGATCGCGATTGCGAATCAGAAGGGCGGTGTCGGAAAGACCACGACCGCAGTCAATCTCTCAACCTGCATGGCGCTCGACGGCAAGCGGACACTATTGATCGACTTGGATCCGCAGGCGAACACGACATCGTTTCTCGGTATCAACAAATCCGAGGTCAAGGACTCCACCTATGAAGTTCTGGTGGCGGGGTTGCCGATCACGCAGGCGATCATCTCTCCTGGGATCGAACGCCTCGATCTGCTCCCTTCGGCGATCCGCCTGGTCGGCGCGGAGGTCGAACTGGTGGGGATGGAGAATCGCGAGAGCCGTTTGCGAGAGGCGCTCAACGACCCGCATCTCGATTACGACTATGTGGTCATCGATTGCCCGCCAGCCCTTAACATGTTGACCCTCAATGCGTTAGTTGCCGCCAATTCGGTCTTGATACCGGTGCAGACTGAGTACTTCGCGCTGGAGGGATTGGGGCTGCTTTTGGACACGATCAAGCGCGTCCAGAGCTCACTGAATCGGGAGTTGGTGCTGGAGGGGGTCGTTCTGACCATGTTTGATGGACGTTTGAATCTGTCGCGTCAGGTCGAGGCCGAGGCGCGTCGCGTCTTTGCGGGGAAGGTGTACCAGACGGTGATCCAGCGGAATGTGCGTCTGGCGGAGGCGCCGGGATTCGGCAAGCCGATCGTTGTGTATGATATGCTCTCCACGGGAGCAGATAACTATGTGTCGTTAGCCAAGGAGGTCATGGCGACATGA
- a CDS encoding ParB/RepB/Spo0J family partition protein has translation MNRIALGRGLDALIPTVTAAGASAAQIVNLPLDKIVPNPSQPRTQSNPAALHQLAASIRLHGVLQPILVTMSGDHYQLIAGERRWRAAREAGLNEIPAIVSNKHGREAEVEWALIENLQREDLNPIDEAEGYMKLAQKFGYTQEEMATRVGKDRSTVSNLLRLLGLPESVREKIAAGKLTAGHARALLALPSEREQIRLAGRVVAEQLSVRRLEEIVYGRPKRVLSRAKKRSPELDAVERQLRLKLGATVHLTESGKRGRIVIDYYGNDDLNRILGVLGVG, from the coding sequence ATGAACCGTATCGCATTGGGGCGCGGGCTGGATGCATTGATTCCGACAGTGACGGCGGCGGGAGCATCCGCCGCGCAGATCGTGAATCTGCCTTTGGACAAGATCGTTCCGAATCCGAGTCAGCCGCGCACGCAAAGCAACCCGGCGGCGCTGCATCAGCTGGCGGCTTCGATTCGCTTGCATGGGGTTTTGCAGCCGATTTTGGTGACGATGTCCGGTGATCATTACCAGTTAATCGCGGGGGAGCGGCGTTGGCGTGCCGCGCGCGAGGCGGGACTAAACGAGATTCCGGCGATCGTCTCGAACAAGCACGGACGGGAGGCGGAGGTCGAGTGGGCCCTGATCGAGAATCTGCAGCGGGAGGATCTCAATCCGATCGACGAGGCCGAAGGGTACATGAAGTTGGCGCAGAAGTTCGGGTACACGCAGGAGGAAATGGCGACACGCGTCGGGAAGGACCGCTCGACCGTGTCGAACCTGCTGCGGCTGCTCGGGCTGCCCGAAAGCGTGCGGGAGAAGATCGCAGCGGGGAAACTCACCGCCGGGCATGCGCGGGCGCTATTGGCTCTCCCATCGGAACGGGAGCAGATCAGACTCGCGGGGCGCGTCGTTGCCGAGCAGTTGTCGGTCAGGCGATTGGAGGAGATCGTCTATGGTCGTCCCAAGCGGGTCTTGTCGCGCGCGAAGAAGCGCTCACCGGAGTTGGATGCGGTCGAGCGGCAGTTGCGTTTGAAGTTGGGCGCCACAGTGCACCTGACCGAGTCGGGGAAGCGCGGCCGGATCGTGATCGACTACTATGGTAACGATGATCTGAACCGGATTCTGGGGGTGTTGGGGGTGGGGTGA
- the rmuC gene encoding DNA recombination protein RmuC encodes MNWILLFVGLAAGAVIAWAVMRAQSRAALEAVRAEVTAANRDALGIVGKEIEDKNTEIGKLRSLYDGERVARAGLEATLRETERRLEEQRQFVENSKKQLEDTFKALSKDALDSNTRSFLERADAAVKPLDEALHRYEEQTRLLEASRQQAYGSLEEQLKTVTKVTQQVQVEADNLVKALRKPQVRGRWGELTLRNALEQAGLSKYCDFQEQVSVGDGNTIQRPDVVVRMPGGREVVIDSKVPLEAFLDAVEASSDETRAEGFRRHGKQVREHLRKLSGKEYWKQFARTPDYVVMFIPGESFFVAAVEVEPGLIDEAIRNRVALTSPATVVMALRTLAMEWREAQFAENAEQIRRLGHEFHDRIATFVSHFAGVGRSLDQAMASYDKAAGSLESRVLVTARKLKELGATAQTDIPEVPAIGRLSRGVQADLLTADSDDGI; translated from the coding sequence ATGAACTGGATACTTCTCTTTGTGGGATTGGCAGCCGGGGCGGTGATTGCGTGGGCGGTCATGCGGGCGCAGAGTCGGGCGGCGTTGGAGGCGGTGCGCGCCGAGGTGACGGCGGCCAATCGGGATGCGCTGGGCATTGTCGGCAAGGAAATCGAGGACAAGAACACCGAGATCGGCAAGCTGCGCAGTCTGTATGATGGCGAGCGTGTCGCCCGCGCCGGGTTGGAAGCGACACTGCGCGAGACCGAACGAAGACTCGAGGAGCAGAGGCAGTTTGTCGAGAACAGCAAGAAACAATTGGAGGATACATTCAAGGCACTCTCGAAGGATGCGCTCGACAGCAATACGCGATCATTCTTGGAGCGCGCCGACGCGGCGGTCAAGCCGTTGGATGAGGCGCTCCATCGCTACGAGGAACAGACGCGACTACTTGAAGCCAGCCGACAACAGGCCTATGGCAGTCTCGAAGAACAACTGAAGACCGTTACCAAGGTTACACAGCAGGTACAGGTCGAGGCGGACAATCTCGTCAAGGCGCTCCGTAAACCCCAAGTACGGGGCCGATGGGGAGAGCTCACGCTCCGGAACGCCCTCGAACAGGCGGGGCTCTCCAAGTATTGCGATTTCCAGGAGCAGGTCTCGGTTGGCGATGGTAACACGATTCAACGACCCGACGTCGTGGTTCGCATGCCCGGGGGACGGGAAGTCGTGATCGACTCGAAGGTCCCGCTCGAAGCGTTCCTGGATGCCGTCGAAGCCTCCTCCGACGAAACGCGGGCCGAGGGATTCCGGCGACATGGAAAACAGGTACGGGAGCATCTCAGGAAGTTGAGCGGCAAGGAATACTGGAAGCAGTTTGCCCGAACCCCGGACTATGTCGTGATGTTCATTCCAGGTGAGTCCTTCTTTGTCGCCGCGGTCGAGGTTGAACCCGGATTGATCGACGAGGCCATCCGCAACAGAGTCGCGCTCACGTCGCCCGCGACCGTCGTCATGGCGCTGCGTACTCTGGCCATGGAATGGCGGGAGGCGCAGTTCGCCGAAAACGCCGAGCAAATCAGAAGACTCGGCCACGAGTTTCACGATCGTATTGCGACCTTTGTCAGCCACTTCGCGGGAGTCGGGCGGTCTCTGGATCAGGCGATGGCATCGTATGACAAGGCGGCCGGTTCGCTGGAGTCGCGGGTCTTGGTCACAGCACGGAAACTGAAGGAGCTCGGTGCCACGGCGCAGACGGACATTCCCGAAGTGCCCGCCATCGGACGTTTGAGCCGCGGTGTGCAGGCGGACCTTTTGACCGCTGATTCTGACGACGGGATCTGA
- the rsmG gene encoding 16S rRNA (guanine(527)-N(7))-methyltransferase RsmG produces the protein MKLPADAIAKLAHLQSIDDSKIAASERYCDLLIEANRRINLISRVGSVEREIERQFLLSIAILPFLPLSRLRWIDVGSGGGFPAIPLAILRPGDQFDLVESVAKKAFFLERTCDALAISNVAVRNCRIEDAISRGTLELPYDWMTAKAVTGWQECLRWAEHLLAAGGQLATYKPSSPSESELLMVCKAGFELVDELSIRHIVPDVGTRIIIMRKA, from the coding sequence GTGAAACTACCCGCAGATGCGATCGCGAAACTCGCTCATTTACAATCGATTGATGACAGCAAGATTGCCGCCTCCGAGCGGTATTGCGATCTGTTGATCGAAGCGAATCGTCGCATCAATCTGATCTCACGTGTCGGCTCGGTCGAGCGAGAGATCGAGCGGCAGTTCCTCCTTTCAATCGCCATCCTACCCTTCTTGCCCCTCAGTCGATTGCGCTGGATCGATGTCGGCTCCGGCGGTGGCTTCCCGGCCATTCCTTTGGCCATCCTTCGCCCGGGCGATCAGTTCGATCTGGTCGAATCCGTGGCCAAGAAGGCCTTTTTCCTCGAACGGACATGCGACGCGCTGGCCATCAGCAACGTGGCGGTCCGCAACTGCCGGATCGAAGATGCTATCAGTCGGGGCACTCTGGAGCTTCCCTATGATTGGATGACAGCCAAGGCGGTCACGGGATGGCAAGAGTGCTTGCGCTGGGCTGAGCACTTACTGGCGGCGGGTGGCCAACTGGCCACATACAAGCCCTCGTCGCCCAGCGAGAGCGAGTTGCTGATGGTGTGTAAGGCCGGCTTTGAACTTGTTGACGAACTGTCGATTAGGCATATTGTCCCCGATGTCGGCACGCGCATCATCATCATGAGAAAGGCATAG
- a CDS encoding AAA domain-containing protein yields MNDKLRELVALRAGMGAQLDKAARAGALRAWILGLNFKRLLRDVEQLRERIEHQEDELERHKTHVHEEGNRVQSMEAQTAEACAQAGRQLAHLGVSAREAEDRHAFLKERKNWIPLRIEEINANLEEIEKRVLFDARLVATTLTKTFSARQLPDAPFDVLVLDEASMAPLPHLFWASGRCRDFVTVVGDFLQLPPICISREPMAQKWLGRSVFEVLGVHDVKGASKDSRVRLLDTQYRMNPAISAIPNRLFYGGVLKDAEVTSVPSVNDGVSGSPLVLVETGGIGAWCSRLTGGSRFNLYHAVLAVTLARKMTAGLARLREKEGNGDARIGIIAPYGAQARLIDKIAQDWDMSDHVRVSTVHRFQGGEEPFIVFDSVEGLGTRVAPMLSGSQADSDPTRLLNVAITRSRQRFYFIGNTTHLISSLKSDAVLARIVEHLLQAAQIIPSESLVDPYFCSDFERWADALLVDSGPIRKPIPVDQYTERDFWPQFIEDFRAAQKRVFIYSPFLTVKRVAKFMDTLRSKAANGVEIHVHTWPSNRQQGVMAEQSRIAVGSLRGIGVRVIEEYHTSRRHFKTAIIDDRILWDGSLNILSHSGTGEHMWRVEGESSVKEVLKNLELEDELPSGFQSPEMCVNPDCGGYLIVRSKFGRKFWGCSNFATKGCRFTRPIQGGSTSKRGGKR; encoded by the coding sequence ATGAATGACAAGCTGAGGGAACTCGTTGCGCTTCGAGCGGGCATGGGCGCGCAGCTCGACAAAGCGGCGAGGGCGGGCGCTTTGCGCGCCTGGATCTTAGGACTCAACTTTAAACGGCTGTTGCGCGATGTCGAGCAGTTACGGGAGAGGATTGAGCATCAGGAAGATGAGCTGGAACGGCACAAGACCCACGTACATGAAGAAGGAAATCGCGTACAGTCAATGGAAGCTCAGACTGCGGAGGCGTGTGCTCAGGCGGGGAGACAACTCGCACACCTGGGCGTGTCAGCGCGTGAGGCAGAAGATCGGCATGCGTTTCTCAAGGAGAGAAAGAACTGGATTCCACTGAGAATCGAGGAGATCAACGCCAATCTCGAAGAGATAGAGAAACGTGTCCTCTTCGACGCAAGGCTTGTAGCCACGACGTTGACCAAGACATTTTCTGCCAGGCAGCTACCGGACGCTCCGTTTGACGTACTTGTCTTAGATGAAGCCAGCATGGCACCGCTCCCGCACTTGTTCTGGGCATCCGGGCGCTGTCGGGATTTCGTGACCGTCGTCGGGGATTTTCTGCAGCTACCCCCGATATGCATCTCACGTGAACCAATGGCACAGAAGTGGCTGGGAAGAAGCGTGTTCGAGGTACTGGGCGTCCATGACGTGAAGGGTGCCTCCAAGGACTCTCGTGTCCGACTCCTCGATACGCAATACCGGATGAATCCAGCCATTTCCGCCATTCCGAATCGTTTGTTTTACGGGGGCGTTCTCAAGGACGCGGAAGTCACCAGCGTGCCTTCGGTCAATGACGGCGTTTCAGGGTCGCCTCTCGTTCTGGTCGAGACAGGAGGTATCGGGGCGTGGTGCAGCAGGCTTACCGGTGGGAGTCGCTTCAACCTGTACCACGCGGTGCTTGCCGTGACTCTGGCCAGGAAGATGACAGCTGGATTGGCAAGGTTGAGGGAGAAGGAGGGAAACGGAGACGCCAGGATCGGCATTATCGCGCCGTACGGTGCACAGGCACGGCTCATAGACAAGATCGCTCAAGATTGGGACATGTCAGACCACGTCCGTGTCAGCACTGTTCACAGATTTCAGGGAGGGGAGGAGCCATTCATCGTTTTCGATTCCGTCGAGGGTCTTGGCACAAGAGTGGCTCCGATGTTGTCAGGTAGTCAGGCGGACTCTGACCCTACGAGGCTCTTGAACGTTGCAATCACGCGGAGCAGACAACGTTTCTACTTCATCGGGAATACGACCCATTTGATCTCGAGTCTGAAATCGGATGCCGTTTTGGCGAGAATCGTCGAGCATCTCCTGCAGGCTGCCCAAATCATCCCATCTGAGTCTCTCGTTGACCCCTACTTTTGTTCGGACTTTGAGAGGTGGGCTGACGCGCTGCTCGTTGATAGCGGCCCGATCCGGAAGCCAATCCCTGTCGACCAGTACACTGAAAGAGATTTCTGGCCCCAATTCATCGAGGATTTCCGTGCGGCTCAGAAGAGAGTCTTCATTTACAGTCCGTTCTTGACCGTGAAGAGAGTCGCGAAGTTCATGGATACTCTCCGATCAAAAGCCGCCAACGGGGTCGAGATACATGTGCACACATGGCCGAGCAATCGCCAACAGGGTGTCATGGCTGAACAGTCACGCATTGCTGTCGGGAGTCTGCGCGGCATAGGGGTCAGAGTCATCGAAGAGTACCACACGTCCAGGAGGCATTTCAAGACCGCCATCATTGACGACCGAATCCTCTGGGACGGGAGTCTCAACATACTCAGCCACAGCGGAACGGGCGAGCACATGTGGCGGGTCGAGGGCGAGTCTTCAGTGAAAGAAGTGTTGAAAAACTTGGAACTGGAAGATGAGTTGCCCAGCGGTTTCCAATCCCCCGAGATGTGTGTGAATCCAGATTGCGGTGGTTATCTGATCGTTCGCTCCAAGTTCGGCAGGAAGTTCTGGGGTTGCTCCAACTTCGCAACCAAGGGATGTCGTTTCACAAGACCGATCCAGGGCGGGTCGACGAGCAAACGGGGCGGAAAGAGGTAG